CTACTTGCGGCTAAGGTAGCATACTACAACTTTGAATGGCGTTTCGTGACCGTCGTCATGTACTTCTCTTTAAAGGCCATAGGATTGACCACGTTTTTGCAGCATTACGAAAAGCCAGTGGTTCTCAAGCTTGGCGAGTTTAAGGCTAGTCGACGTCTTGAAGTCCCTCAAATAGTAATATTTGGAAAAGATCACGTTGAAATTTCGAAATCCCTTGACTTCCTCGTAAACCTTAAATATGACACCAATGCTAAATATCTTATTGTTTGCACACCAGTCAGAATAGAGTGTGATGAGAACTATATATTTAAAGCCATTCAAAAACATCTGATCCCAAacgttatagttttaaaatccaCCCTATACACTACAGAATTATTAAGTTTTACGTATCGAATCGCTGTACCAGGAAAGTGCATAAATAATACTccttttacaattaatttagaCAAGGATTGTATTAACAATACGTGCTTCagaaatctttttaaaaattatttaagaaatttttaTCGTTGCCGAATCAGAATATCGACCGTGGAACAACCtccatttatgtatttatataatggTACTAGAGAACCCTCCGGGATTGACGGTGAGATCATGGCGTTGGTAGCGAACTTATTAAACGGAACTTTATGTCTTCAAACACCACAGGATGGCAGTTACGGCGGCCATTATATCAACAATAACTGGACAGGCTCTTTGGGTGATATATACAACGGTCGAACCCAAGCTTCAGCAAGTGCTTCACCTCTAACTGTCCTTAAATACGaacattttgaaatatcttATACGTATTATTCTATGGACATCGTGTGGGTCACTAAGCTGCCAGCACAAAGATCTTCTTGGGAAAAACTTGTGCGCCCCTTGAACCCTTACCTTCAAGTGTCATTAGTATTCATGTTTATTGGTATTATCTTTATGAATGCAATGTGCAAAACTAGCATGTGTCGCAACATTggaaaatcttttgaaatgGAGCCGCCGAAATATAGCTTGTGTTTTTATTCATGGATCTTGTTCCTCGGCTTGCCCATACTTAGAGAGCCTGCCAACAGAAGTTACCTGATAACAGTTTACACCTGGATATGGTTTTGCTTTCTCATTCGGTGCGCCTATCAAGTTGCTCTCATACATTCCTTGAAACAGCCGACTTACAGGCGTAACATACAAAACTTTGATGAAGTTCTGCGTAGTGGTTTGCCGTTCGGTGGACAACAATCATTGAAAGAATATTTTACTGAGGATCCTGAAATATATAGTAACTGGGAAGTGATTCCTTCTGAACATTTATACGCGACCCTCGACGACTTATTGGAAGGTAAATCGGACTATGTCTTAGCTACAAACAAGGAAGTGATGAAACGGTACCTGGTAAAATTCAGGGGTCAGAAGAAACTGCAAATAATCccgaataaaattgtaaatagtcCCTtggttatatattttaaaaagtattctcCCCTTTCGCATCCAATAAATGATATGCTGCGAGTTGCTTTCGAAGGAGGTTTCGTGCATCGGGCGTTTGAAAAGTACGTGgataaacatacaattttgtGGAAGAGAAAGAGTTACGAAGTCGAACCTCTTAATATGGATCATTTTGCTGGTATCTTCTTTTTATTGCTTGCGGGGATGGTTTTATCATGCACTTACTTTATTGTGGAAATGATATGTGGTAATCTTAAAGACGAATAAGCacttttcgttttaaattatgtatattgttgGTACATTCGTTTCGAGATAGGTGTTATAAAATGTTAGACTTAATCACGTTTCAAATTAATGCAAGATAGTTATGAAATACAAATGTTATGCAAACTTTAACATcgtttctattgtttttatttcagtaaccCCTTGTGTCCTCTCCACTTACttagaatacatttttacatgGGCTTACCTCAAGTCCCTACTTCAGGCAAATCCAAATTCTCTTTGTTCTAATACTTTAGAATTAATGTCTAGGTTCTAGTCTAAAGGTATCGGACCTGTAGACAGTACAATTTCGAGGGAGCGCTAACATTCACGAATCGACAAATGTGGAATGTCAGGCAAAAAGTAGATATAAACATCTACATTGGAACATTCTTTTCACATGGGAAATTACAGGTCATCTAATACTTTTCTGAGTTCCATAGGTAGGATATTGCAGTAAGAACCTTgtgatttgtttaaatttaatcccTATAGATCGGCATTGGCTTTGGAAGGTTGTGACGATTACATGGTGTCTACCAATCTACGGGGCTACCACAACTACTATCTGCAAAAAAAAGCGGCATCTTCGGCTCTTTCAAATTTGCAACAAGATTACTCCAAATTGTGCCGATAGGCCCCAAATTTATTCTCCGTTCCTAAGatttcaaaatatgaataaagtttGTATCATTCGCACGTTGAAAGTTATCCTAGGTAATCCAACATGGCGCCATTTTCATATGTGCCCCAGATTCGTAATGGCCGATAAGCCTGAAGCCATGTTAGATTTTAATCGGGAAAGTGCTTTTAATAGGTTCGTTCTGTTAGTATTACGGCTACGTATTGTTCGTGATATTTCTGAAAGGCTGTAATGCTCTAAACCGTTTGAACTATAAGAACTATTCTTCTACACGCTTCAGCAAGGCCGGATTTAGAGTGCCACAGCAAAATGAATTTGTGTCAAAAAAGGGGAACGGTGTACAACATTAGGTAGCTAAGAAACATACCTAGTCATTAGTCAATCAATTGATAAATGATCATGCTCCTAGTCTTTTCTAAACGGAAGCTGCtgagtgtttgtttgtgttttaccTACATATAGAAATTGTCTGTCTGATCTGCAATCAAGTCTTCGTTACGGCGGCTCTTGGTACTCTCTGCTCTCTGACAACTCGTAACCTCTACACCATCAAAGATGTTTAACGCAATTTagcgtgccttctgaaacagaAAGAAACTTGACATGCCATACATGGTCATCCACCTAGGTCCTCCTGAGTTCGATCGACCGTGCATCTTTTGCTTAGCAACGTACTCCTCGATCGAGGATACCTATTCATCAATGATACCTATGAACTTTGTATAATTACATGCTTTTAATAACTTTCACCTTGTTCCGTTacctgtaatcaaatcttgcaagttaaatttGACCCACTTCCTCGATTCCCATTGAGCTTCAATTTTGTATGAGCGCCTACATATGTAATATGTAGATGTATGTAATATGTTgtatgacaatgcaatattatgataagatggagctgatctgatgaTCTTGGGCTGGAAAATGACTCGTTTTTTACGTCCTGAGAGGTAGCTACCTACTTTAATTCCAAGCTAAAATAAGCTTAAGGCAagctaaaataattgttttaagcaAGCCTTTTGAACATGTTCAAGTTTCGaatatagaaagaaaaatactaagtaccagtgctgtTGCTGATAAATTCTTGATCGGAGAAAAAAAGCTAGTAAAACTACTTAGCTAGTATATTCTAGGACCTTTTCtacgtttattttatacataatttatacttaaaaattaaatttattttgccattgttaaacaaaacttcATTTTACTTAAACTTATTTACGTCACCAACACACCCTCCACTTTCGCGCGCTTTTCTTCCTTTAAACGTCAATATTTACATGAATCTCATAATAACTTTTGTACAGGCGCCTTGAGATCGCATTATGAAATTCCTTAGAACATTGTTAGgctaaaatttcaattttataagaTGTATGGTAGTTTATACAGTCCCTGTGTGGCGAGCTATGTCTAACTATGGTATTACGAAGAATAAATGTTGCCGTTGTATAAGCGAGACGCCGTTACGTTAAGTGTATAGGGCTATCACGCTTCAACAATATAAACGGTTATGTTTGAAGTGCTCATGGTATAGGGGCTGAACTTAAACtgcattgaatatttaaagaaacctCTGTCGTAGCTCAATTGTCGAGTTAGTCCGAACGGGTAATGCATGGAAGTCGTGACGACctagttattaaatttttaaggaGTTTGCAAATGATTTGTAGAAAATGAGAAAACCTTCGTCATACTGCAATCTAATAGTCCTTAATATCAATCTATGATATTAAGGACTATTATGAAAAACTAAATCCTACGACTGCACGGATCGGCGACAATAACACCGATGACTAAGATTGGATAAGTCAATAATAATTCCCAGGTAAGACAAATACTTTTTATCCGGCTGTATTTGTGCTTGCAATTTGAAcgttgggttcgattcccactcaggacataTTTGTGTCTGAGCACGATGAGATCCGTGTCgggtgtaatttatattaacacagatatttttatataatttcttcatacaaaatatttcatagaatACCTAAAACCATTACCAGCTTAAAAGTTTCTCAAAGCTAGGCGTATTTCCATACAGAGAAGGATAAACAAAGTTAGCCAAACTCCAAAGACTTtaactataaaatgaaattagaaaCAGTTGAAAAACACAATTATCACGCTACTCGGGATTCATAGTTTTGTTTCTCACTCGATGTGAATGCTTCATTAGTTACTcttgtttgaataaataagttttgggTAGGGgtagattcatttgtttttcgtgATTGTGAcagtgttattaaattatttgaaagaaaatcgTATGGTCTATACAAGGCATCcactaaaagtaatatttaagtaaggtttaaaattacaaaatcattttttatttgtttatgtttttaaagttcTGTCATAGGTGTGAAGAGGAGGGGGTTTGGACTACTAAAAAATCCATCACACgtttctttataattaattagactTGTGCACTAGAAtagttttcaattcaaattcagaacaaaaaacacaagtaattcaatttatgaaacaaattaatgttttttaaaaatagataataattatttaaggtaCAGTCACAGCCAAACTTCCACTTAGCAGAAAGTTAGCGCCTGCGCGATCCTTGTCTACCAATCTGTGATGTAGTGAGCCCAGAATTTCGGCCAGTGCCTGATATGAACTCAACCAACGCCGTCGTCGACGGTACCAGCCGATTTTCCGAGCGAAAGTTTACGCCGCGATTGTATTCCGAATTCAAAGTTGTGCGCGgccattattaaattgaaaataaaaagtttcgtgTTCtgtatttgaatttagtttaaaaaatgaatgtgGTGTTTTTGACTGTtcctgtttttttgttttgcatagTTTATGCtaaaggtaagttttttttttaattctataaatgtactggatttaattattcatcCAAGTTGTTACTAATTTTGTTACTGTCTTGCGATAGTTTTATACATTGTTTTTACTATTTCCGTGTTTTTAAGAATAGTTTTAATCATTCAAAAGATTTTCTGAGCAAATAATCTTTAGTTTTAAGTAGAAGGTAAACTTGGTATGTCAGTTCGTGTGTTGGTTTATAAATATGActtgtttgatatttattaaaaagtttatggTCACAAACGAATACAAAAAACGTAGGGGTTGCTTATTTTacaagaaatctctaccagcaaAATCGCGTTAGGAGAAGTACCTcaaatatatcttaataatttttttgtataCCTTTTCTATTTCATTCTACTCAAcagtgttattatttaagttatcaTCAACTTAGTAGCAGTAGTCAGTGTGGCTGtgaaacgtttttttaaacgaGTGGGATAACAAACATTGCGAAATCCCCTTTTTCGCTTATATTTGTGTCACACCGATACTGGTTACTGAAATAGGCTCTCTAAGCTTGACGGGAACCGCAAGTGGCAATAATGCTTaacataattaactttaaagggtaattaaagtaaattatgtatccttaattatttgtaaagtttagttttaattaagtaaccgCCGATGCAAAAGGAGTAGTGATATAAGTTGACGTGTTTGTCTctctgtggcatcgtagctcccgaacggattgagcgattttaaatttagtttggtttttaataaagttgaaaataaatgtgtgaGTATtcgtatacatttttaataaactggTCGAGCGATTTCAAAGTTGTGAGttgtgaatgtttttattataggGAGTTGTTGAAATCATGTCGCTTTAACATTTTTTCCGCCGTAGTTTTAACAATAGCAAACCATGGTACTTTATGGTCATGAACTTTTAACCTGCAACTTTACTCTCGAAACTGGTttggtctttttttaattatactataGAACCGAATCAAAATGGAGAAGCGACCTAGTGTTATCAGCGTCGTTGCTGTGGAGGGTAGTTCCAACTCGTGCCGCTACACGCATTGGCGCTAGTATCGGGTTTCGTAGCACTTACTTGGCCTTAATTTCATTGTATCATAACTCGATTGGGGCAAACCTACTGATCAAGTCAACAACATGTTTCAACCGATCTTGGTATATTTTGGACACCGCTCACGTATGGGAATTAGAACTTCCACCAATAAAGCAacagaagattaaaaaaaatatccataccGAAATTTCAATCAGATGACGACGAGTTTGTGTGAGATCTTCAATATATATGTTTGAGGAAATTTCGTTTTCTTTATTAACGTTATTCTTCCTATTTCCGCAGAagcgttaattaaataaaccagACTTGTAAAAGACacataaatatatcaaagaaCGCGGTACtaaaattttctattctattcataGTACTTCCTATTCCCCTAGTGTAAATGGCGAACCTATTATAACGTAGGTCACAAAATAATTGAACCGTCAGATGTAACTCGTAGCTCCGTAGCCGGTTACGTTCGTAGCCGTAGCACTTAGATAAATTGCTACACTAAATGTTACTTTATGAATTTCATATTTTGCGTACCCACAATGAGGTCGTTTGAAATTCTATTACTTTACCAATTTCATTGCTTTACTTTGtactattaaatgatataaatggaagatcacaaaataaattttctttgtaacCATTTTTGATacgcttaccaaccaggctCGTTCCATGCGGctcagaatagagagtcgtggaaggatttgggggaggcctttgcccagctgtgggacacagtaggctaggaaaaaaaaccatttttgtcgttatattttatctaattcATGTAGCAAAAACATTTGCCACAAAATGCggtactttaaaaaagaaaaatgttaaaacttaGGTACATTTATTATCTCCtcaaatctatttaaattctTGATCTTCAGAgaaatgcattattttttagataacCTAACCTTCACTTACgaaaaagtagtaaaataaaaagacttttTAGATAAACATCAACCGAAAAGGTCCAAATATATTAAgctagataaaaacaaaaaactaacttcaaactagaataaaaaggaggttttatgacacataaaataaaactatggcAATAATAATGATAGTACTAATGCTACATTTCCTTGCTCTGGTCTTACTACGggtatataaattagttttaactttTGGTAAGTAGTTTTTCGTGTAACTCCCGCGTGTAAACCTACTGCTTTTTAACGGAAGCTAGACGATGCACTACAAAGCGGAGGCACCATCAGAAGTGGTGGCAGATCTTCTGAATGGCTGGAACTTCGGCCTGGATCTGTTGAAAGAcaaaggcccgatttttcaatcgtcagataacttatATTTGAGGAATAATTATGgccatttgacatattttcgtcgaataaaagttatctggcgattgaaaaatcggccctaaaaaatataaataattaacatcaaCTGAAGGTTATAAAGGGACTATTTAACTATATAAACAGAAACAGACTATATTAACAGAACTTTTACCTACACTGCCACTTTAAATCCGtccaaaaaaatcaaacatgtcctgtattattattattagaaaccATCCAAATAACCCAAATGCTAGCCTACACAATCTCTCGCTACATCGAAATGATTTGTGATTCAATaacctttttttcttcttcGTGGACGGTAAAATCAAACAGCAAATATTTCTTTAGGTCCCAAACCTTAGGAAAACTGAAATTCTATTACAAATCTATAAACAAGAAATTCCTAAAGGGTTTCCTTATATTTTGTCCCAAGATTTAAGGagaaaaatgtaaaacacaaaagtaaataatatatttaattagtttggATTATTGTGTGAGTTAGACATCAATTAAGCATTGGTTAAATAGTACCTTGtctaaaaagtattaatttactaaaatccAAAGTTTGTCTCTAAGATATCACATTAGCGATAAGGCCGCAGTAGCATATAATATACGTAGTGTCCGGTTACAATACCCTGACACTATATTATATGCTACTGATTTTACTGAAAACATTCCagttatggtgtacaataaaaaaacaataacttgaATATAGAACGATTTGACAACACGTTTGTACGTTCGTCTGATCACATTTTAGGTCCTGAGAAACaccgaaaaagtatttaatctgCTTGTTTTTGTCACAGAAGCAAAATATTGGACACATAACATCCATTAGTCGAATACTCTGAGGTGTTGCGGTATTCCTTTACCTTTACCAAAACATTCGCCATTTTACCAGGGAATACCTTTTTTCTTTGATGTcaccgttttattttttgtctttttgaaGGAATTCGTCATTACAAACCTTTCGGCTTGGGAAAGGTGAAGCGTTATATCTTAAATCCCTTGGTGGCTGAGAACTGCTGAAGCGTGAAGGGCCAGAACCCTGAGTTAAATACATCAGAAGAACCTTTTGGAAAGTTATGATTGAGATGTGTTTTATTCTAACTTTTACCTGGGACTTTTTTTCTGGTCATTAAGATTTTGATATCTCAGATACACGCGAACCTAATCTACTTTGTGCCTCGTATCCCATCCTGCAACTCGTCAGGTATTTCGTTGCTCAAGGTATTAACCAAAAACGTACCGCGAGCGACGTAGATTAGGCGCGAGTATAAATCCGATTTATCAAACATACAGGgctaataaattatacaatagaCTAGCAACAAACTAAGTACGTTTTACCTGCAAATATCGTATCCTCATTTTGCTTggtaaaaaaatcctatttttttttgccacgTGTGGTTACGCACTACAAATTCGACTTAAAAACAAGATTAAGCTGTACAGTAATAACCAACATCCACTCCGGCGTCTGCCAATagtttattaaaagtaaacataacCCTTTTGTATATCACCGCAGTCGGGTAACAGGATCCTATAGTTTACGTACTCCACCCAAGTAAATTCTTCTTGTAACGTATGAATGTAATAACcatacaatattttcattaaataaacaataggaACAATTCGATCGTATCCTTTTTGTAATAAGATTGCGAGCCCAAATAACAATGGCTAATATATATTACGTTATCTAttctattattgtttatgtaagtACCCACGTTTCTGAGATTTGCAATATTTGGCGTTTTCGTCTTTGATTTTCTTCGAACCTTACCAATTTGTGGGAAAATTTCCAGTATATGTTTTAGAAAACCTGTGCGATCAATTTAAGGCTTGTATTGTAGCATAAAATGATTAAGttctattgataatttattgaaaataagacGAATGTTTaccattattttcattaatatacaaATTGGGTACCGTCGGAACTGGAAACACATAAACCGTAACTATATTACCATTAGGTAACTGCctaaaattgagttttgttaGTTTTGGGGAAAATTCAGGCTAATATGTGCTGTTAACACTGtaaattatagttaaaatacacaaagaaatatagttttatgatatatttatttatttaattatcacactaatctaccattacaggttacttaacctaatgcggtagctaggactaaacaaaggtctaagtatttatgtgaacaaGGGCAACAATAGGAAGacctagtttttttaatattttatttaacacggCAACTTACGGACAGTGTTTTTCATATACCTGCTTATATTGTTAAGACTTcttcgttattaaatgatttaacggtttactcacgcctatttattggggtagcccgactagtttcggacccaaccggagtccttaatcatgagcagacgcggcgggatcgcgagtcgaactagtcgggctaccccgataaatacgcgtgagtaaaccgttaaatcatttaataatgaatcagtctcacgatagttattataaaaaaaaaagacttcttCGATAAAGGTTTTGTTTCGACTCACGCAATTTACAGTCATTTGGAGGGCGACTATTTAGTCTCATGTTTCTCTCGGACTGTTTGTATCGATTCCCGTGCCGTGAGACCGACGcccacttgaccagtttttttctAACTATGCTTATTTCTTCATACTTACTCATCGTTATTATCAGCAATCCCTCAAAAGGTCTACTTTCTAAAAGCTTCTAGGCTGACAGTCGACTGAGCTAAGATTACCTTTTTATATACCAGTTCTCAACTATTCCGTCtcattaatttaagaaaacattattcatCCTCTTTTATTTCTAGACGCTTGAAAACTGGAGACACTTCAAACAAGATATAGATTCAGAAATAATATTAGGGTCCTTGTTTCAACGTCTGAGTGActgtttattttgagaattaatttgtttattctgtATCTTTTTTTGGCAATTTATCATTGTCGCTTGTATTCCTAATTATTCACTTTTAGCTAGGGTTCCGCACCAAAAAAGTATACACGGAATgctattactaaggcttcgcagtctgtccgtctgtacGTCTGTCTATTACCAGCCTGTACCTCATGAACGTCCGCGATAGCtggatagttgaaattttcacagattatacATTCTGCTTCCGCTTATaccaataaatactaaaaataaagattgcaTCCAATCACGTTGTTACGGAAATAAAAATGTGAGGACGCTCAAATGTATTTGCTTATCTTTAACATGTTAGTGAAAACTAggacttgtttaaaaaaagaaaaagacattTCCTCCTTTTAAAGTACGGAATCCTGATACTCCAGTTAAGTACTTATACAGGAATAATTCCCCACCAAGACATAATCTCGTTTGATTTGTTGTGCAATAAAAAACATAAGCAGCTTATAATAATGCGCGGGAATACCGACAATCGACAACCAATCTCTTTTGAATATCGAAATATTCTCGATTCGATTAATTTGTCAGATCGAGAATCGAATTGGTGACGTAATGAAAATGCTGAAGCGAAAGTACATTAAAAATC
This region of Trichoplusia ni isolate ovarian cell line Hi5 chromosome 14, tn1, whole genome shotgun sequence genomic DNA includes:
- the LOC113500845 gene encoding probable glutamate receptor, giving the protein MNEVSSNNSHLLHPLKDPAASIGLLAAKVAYYNFEWRFVTVVMYFSLKAIGLTTFLQHYEKPVVLKLGEFKASRRLEVPQIVIFGKDHVEISKSLDFLVNLKYDTNAKYLIVCTPVRIECDENYIFKAIQKHLIPNVIVLKSTLYTTELLSFTYRIAVPGKCINNTPFTINLDKDCINNTCFRNLFKNYLRNFYRCRIRISTVEQPPFMYLYNGTREPSGIDGEIMALVANLLNGTLCLQTPQDGSYGGHYINNNWTGSLGDIYNGRTQASASASPLTVLKYEHFEISYTYYSMDIVWVTKLPAQRSSWEKLVRPLNPYLQVSLVFMFIGIIFMNAMCKTSMCRNIGKSFEMEPPKYSLCFYSWILFLGLPILREPANRSYLITVYTWIWFCFLIRCAYQVALIHSLKQPTYRRNIQNFDEVLRSGLPFGGQQSLKEYFTEDPEIYSNWEVIPSEHLYATLDDLLEGKSDYVLATNKEVMKRYLVKFRGQKKLQIIPNKIVNSPLVIYFKKYSPLSHPINDMLRVAFEGGFVHRAFEKYVDKHTILWKRKSYEVEPLNMDHFAGIFFLLLAGMVLSCTYFIVEMICGNLKDE